The DNA window CGATCCCCGCATGAGCGCGGCGCTCGTCTCGTTCAAGGTCAACGGGGTGGGCACGCGCGATCTCAACAACATGCTGTGGGACCGCCACCGGATCTATATCCGTAACGTCACGCACGACGAGATCAACTGGGACGCCAACCGGACTTCGATGCACGTCATGGTGACCGATGCCCAGACCGACCAGTTCATCGGCGCCATCGAGGAGATCGCGAAAGAAAAAAGACTTTAGTCCAGAAAGAAAAAGACTTTAGTCCAGCGCGGATCTTTGCGGATCTTTGAGGTCTTCAGGACAGAATGGGTTTGAGCGATAAATTCCGGAGGGAGGCGAAATGGCGTTTCTGCGTCACTTGGCGCTGCGCTGTCGTGATGTGGCGGTCTCGCGGCGCTTCTACGAGGAAGTGATCGGCTTCGACTTTATCGGCCGCCGGGGCAACGGCGAGGCAGTCGATCTCAGCGACGGTACCTGCAACATCACCCTGCTCCCGCACGATGATCCATCGCGGCCGACGCTCGAGGAAGGCGAGGAGTATATTCATTTCGGCGTACTGGTGGATGACCTCAAGGCCGCCTGGCACAGGGTGCGGAACTGGGGGGCGGAAGCGCCGAAGACCGTGAAGGGCCGGGACGCCATCTCCTCCGAGACGCCGCCGGAAATCGCCTTCAAGGCCATCGATCCCGACGGCAACATAGTCGATATCTCCGGAGACAGGGACGAATGGCGCGGCGCCAGGATATGACCAAGGGTTGATTCCCCGGTACCGATCAACCTCCTATGCGTATACTCAGATCGGCTGCCCTTTCGATTGACAAGTCCGTCGCGAGAGCAGCAGAATTGTTTGATTTCTCTCGCGGACGCATCCCTCCCGGCACCCTCACCGCGGCCGCGTGGCCGGGCCTGGCCCGATCCCTGGTACGACAGTTCAAACAGGGCGTCGCCGGCGTAACCGGTACGAACGGCAAGCACACGACCTGCCGGATCCTGGCCTCGGTCCTCCGGCAGGCCGACACGCGAACACTTTATCCCGAAGACATCGCGCCTTCCATTGACGAGGTTGTTTCCACCCTGGTCCAGGCGACGGACCGCCGCGGAACGATCCACGCGGATTACGGCGTCTTCGGCTTCGAGCCCGGCTTGCTGGGCCGGGCGATCAGGGTGTGCAGTCCCCATACCCTGGTACTGAACAACCTGTATGACGATGAATTGAACCGGGGGGTCGATCCCGTCGCCCTGGCCGGGGAATGGTGCAACTGGTTCGGCACCATGGCCGCGGGCAGCAACATCCTCGTGAACGCGGACGATCCGGTCCTCTGCGGTGGTTTCACGCGCGGCGTGCCGCCCCGGCTGACCTACTTCGGCGTGGAGGACGAGCGCTTGAATCAGGCGCATGTATCTACACCCGAGGCGCCATGCCAGCGGTGCGGCAACCCCCTCACCTACCGCATAGCCTGTCTGGCCCACCTGGGCGACTACGCCTGTGAAAGCTGCGGTTGGGAACGGCCGTTGCCCACGGTCTACGCCATCGACGTGGATCTGGGGGCTGCAGCATCCCGTTTCCGCCTCATCACGCCGCGGGGGCCCCTGGACGTGTGTCTCCAGCTGACGGGGCTTCACAACGTGTATAATGCAGTCGCCGCCGCCGCCGCCGCCGTCACCCTCGGGCTGAGCCCCGTGACGATACGCAAGGGACTCGAATCAGTGACGTCGACGGGAGGACGGGACGAACGGGTGGTGATCCATGAGCGGGAGGCTCGCCTGATGACCATCAAGAACAGGACGTCGCTGCATGAAGCGCTCAGAACGTGCCTGTTGGACCGCAGGCGCGGTCATTTCCTGTTTCTCCTGGACGCCTCCGT is part of the Gemmatimonadota bacterium genome and encodes:
- a CDS encoding VOC family protein; translation: MAFLRHLALRCRDVAVSRRFYEEVIGFDFIGRRGNGEAVDLSDGTCNITLLPHDDPSRPTLEEGEEYIHFGVLVDDLKAAWHRVRNWGAEAPKTVKGRDAISSETPPEIAFKAIDPDGNIVDISGDRDEWRGARI
- a CDS encoding MurT ligase domain-containing protein, translating into MFDFSRGRIPPGTLTAAAWPGLARSLVRQFKQGVAGVTGTNGKHTTCRILASVLRQADTRTLYPEDIAPSIDEVVSTLVQATDRRGTIHADYGVFGFEPGLLGRAIRVCSPHTLVLNNLYDDELNRGVDPVALAGEWCNWFGTMAAGSNILVNADDPVLCGGFTRGVPPRLTYFGVEDERLNQAHVSTPEAPCQRCGNPLTYRIACLAHLGDYACESCGWERPLPTVYAIDVDLGAAASRFRLITPRGPLDVCLQLTGLHNVYNAVAAAAAAVTLGLSPVTIRKGLESVTSTGGRDERVVIHEREARLMTIKNRTSLHEALRTCLLDRRRGHFLFLLDASVHDGRNGPWIVDGDLEGMADRSRSVHVAGAGGAHLALMDEQMDAEEMASASDVSDVFHDLMRRLAPGDRLWVLATEGTMYAVRQELKEMGVL